The Euphorbia lathyris chromosome 3, ddEupLath1.1, whole genome shotgun sequence genome contains a region encoding:
- the LOC136222145 gene encoding uncharacterized protein isoform X1 → MGDTRFVIRFHHKGEFLKTKFSNGTCTEIANSVDADLFSYSVLMEYVKNDLGYIEIGGIYINKGKMGGWKLVANDKDFGEFIQGFSGGESLDFYIDTIVGKGIEPLEQMQPHVVVRPRPSLFEAKRLQPKRKYVTIQSIQQEQKNKKNASEENATVRRKLPIEDNVLISQQDIAPKDVIDGENIKESIGIMYERKREMTIAQNKERFAALNLSKLSDGLSIISKQKKGKDTAKVQEASEAYYPENDSDPGSDEDEITHTSKQTKQIEKMKVVNGRTTRSKANIDAIAVEKEGTCLNSAQKKNCKAVDGETVPYPGPSSTKHLKRQSNEGIGSIAAFLALRESQKLKQVENAQEKDNVEPVLCQTDHGTIETSKEETRKNKNGFCTCKEA, encoded by the exons atGGGAGATACACGATttgttatcagattccaccacAAGGGAGAGTTCTTGAAAACCAAATTTTCTAATGGAACTTGTACCGAAATTGCAAATAGTGTGGATGCtgatttattttcatattctgtaTTGATGGAGTATGTCAAAAATGACCTGGGATACATTGAAATTGGAGGAATTTATATCAATAAAGGGAAGATGGGTGGTTGGAAATTAGTGGCAAATGACAAGGACTTTGGTGAATTCATTCAAGGATTCAGTGGTGGTGAATCATTAGATTTTTACATTGATACCATTGTTGGCAAAGGAATAGAGCCACTAGAGCAAATGCAACCACATGTAGTCGTACGACCAAGACCGAGTTTATTTGAAG CAAAAAGACTCCAACCAAAGAGAAAGTATGTGACTATACAGTCCATTCAACAagagcaaaaaaataaaaagaatgcaAGTGAAGAGAATGCTACTGTGAGGAGGAAGTTACCCATTGAAGATAATGTCTTGATTAGTCAACAAGATATAGCTCCGAAAGATGTTATAGACGGCGAAAATATTAAAGAATCTATTGGCATTATGTATGAAAGGAAAAGGGAGATGACAATTGCTCAGAATAAGGAGCGATTTGCTGCATTGAATTTGTCAAAGTTGTCTGATGGTTTGAGTATtatttccaaacaaaagaaaggaaaagacaCGGCAAAGGTTCAAGAGGCAAGCGAAGCCTACTATCCAGAAAATGATAGCGATCCTGGTAGTGATGAAGATGAAATCACTCATACCTCTAAG CAAACCAAACAAATTGAGAAGATGAAGGTTGTGAATGGGCGAACAACACGGTCAAAAGCTAATATTGATGCAATTGCTGTAGAGAAGGAAGGGACATGTTTAAATTCTGCACAG aaaaaaaattgcAAGGCGGTTGATGGAGAAACTGTACCATATCCTGGACCATCTTCTACTAAACATTTAAAGCGACAAAGTAACGAAGGAATTGGATCAATTGCTGCCTTTTTAGCTTTGCGAGAAAGCCAAAAGCTTAAACAAGTGGAGAATGCACAAGAGAAGGATAATGTTGAACCAGTATTGTGCCAAACTGATCATGGAACAATTGAAACCTCAAAAG AGGAAACGAGGAAAAACAAGAATGGATTTTGTACATGTAAGGAGGCATGA
- the LOC136222145 gene encoding uncharacterized protein isoform X2: MGDTRFVIRFHHKGEFLKTKFSNGTCTEIANSVDADLFSYSVLMEYVKNDLGYIEIGGIYINKGKMGGWKLVANDKDFGEFIQGFSGGESLDFYIDTIVGKGIEPLEQMQPHVVVRPRPSLFEAKRLQPKRKYVTIQSIQQEQKNKKNASEENATVRRKLPIEDNVLISQQDIAPKDVIDGENIKESIGIMYERKREMTIAQNKERFAALNLSKLSDGLSIISKQKKGKDTAKVQEASEAYYPENDSDPGSDEDEITHTSKQTKQIEKMKVVNGRTTRSKANIDAIAVEKEGTCLNSAQAVDGETVPYPGPSSTKHLKRQSNEGIGSIAAFLALRESQKLKQVENAQEKDNVEPVLCQTDHGTIETSKEETRKNKNGFCTCKEA, encoded by the exons atGGGAGATACACGATttgttatcagattccaccacAAGGGAGAGTTCTTGAAAACCAAATTTTCTAATGGAACTTGTACCGAAATTGCAAATAGTGTGGATGCtgatttattttcatattctgtaTTGATGGAGTATGTCAAAAATGACCTGGGATACATTGAAATTGGAGGAATTTATATCAATAAAGGGAAGATGGGTGGTTGGAAATTAGTGGCAAATGACAAGGACTTTGGTGAATTCATTCAAGGATTCAGTGGTGGTGAATCATTAGATTTTTACATTGATACCATTGTTGGCAAAGGAATAGAGCCACTAGAGCAAATGCAACCACATGTAGTCGTACGACCAAGACCGAGTTTATTTGAAG CAAAAAGACTCCAACCAAAGAGAAAGTATGTGACTATACAGTCCATTCAACAagagcaaaaaaataaaaagaatgcaAGTGAAGAGAATGCTACTGTGAGGAGGAAGTTACCCATTGAAGATAATGTCTTGATTAGTCAACAAGATATAGCTCCGAAAGATGTTATAGACGGCGAAAATATTAAAGAATCTATTGGCATTATGTATGAAAGGAAAAGGGAGATGACAATTGCTCAGAATAAGGAGCGATTTGCTGCATTGAATTTGTCAAAGTTGTCTGATGGTTTGAGTATtatttccaaacaaaagaaaggaaaagacaCGGCAAAGGTTCAAGAGGCAAGCGAAGCCTACTATCCAGAAAATGATAGCGATCCTGGTAGTGATGAAGATGAAATCACTCATACCTCTAAG CAAACCAAACAAATTGAGAAGATGAAGGTTGTGAATGGGCGAACAACACGGTCAAAAGCTAATATTGATGCAATTGCTGTAGAGAAGGAAGGGACATGTTTAAATTCTGCACAG GCGGTTGATGGAGAAACTGTACCATATCCTGGACCATCTTCTACTAAACATTTAAAGCGACAAAGTAACGAAGGAATTGGATCAATTGCTGCCTTTTTAGCTTTGCGAGAAAGCCAAAAGCTTAAACAAGTGGAGAATGCACAAGAGAAGGATAATGTTGAACCAGTATTGTGCCAAACTGATCATGGAACAATTGAAACCTCAAAAG AGGAAACGAGGAAAAACAAGAATGGATTTTGTACATGTAAGGAGGCATGA
- the LOC136222144 gene encoding uncharacterized protein — protein sequence MGDEDKVWLNLPKYSEGYMNGVKAFIANVFSSFAVGNESRCPCKKCKNCQWHCKNAIYDHLICKGHSPMYTQWIYDVSCPNLKGNNDELDCENDVGFGDDLDKMLYDTYQHRESNEETNEDGLKKGPNVDARKFYRLVEEGKQPLYPGCKKFSRLSFIVRLYLLKCIHGITESAFGDLLELIKEAFPDVNIPTSFNDAKNIIKDLGLDYQKIHACPNDCMLYWAENESEDACKTCGSSRWKVVENKGVGVDNKCPEKIHKVPAKVMRYFPLKPRLQRLFMCKEFSQLMIWHAVERKNDGKLRHPADGEAWKKMDAKYPQFSSEIRNVRLGLDSDGFNPFRTMSVTHSTWPIVLVNYNLPPWLSMKPENLILSTLISGPNSPGNNIDVYMQPLIAELKDLWDVGLETYDAFTDRTFMLHACVLWTISDFPGYAMLSGWNTKGKLACPVCNYETCSFYLKHSRKMCYMDHRRFLDCTHQWRLDKRRFNGKTEMRESPTMLTGTDIEELLGKYVNEFGKQSRKQKSNYDSPFKKKSIFFYLPYWSHNLARHNLDVMQ from the coding sequence ATGGGTGATGAAGATAAGGTTTGGCTAAATCTTCCAAAGTACAGTGAAGGATATATGAATGGGGTGAAAGCTTTTATAGCAAATGTGTTTTCTAGTTTCGCCGTAGGAAACGAATCAAGGTGTCCatgtaaaaaatgtaaaaattgtcaATGGCATTGTAAAAATGCTATCTACGACCATTTGATTTGCAAGGGTCATTCTCCAATGTATACCCAATGGATTTATGACGTTTCATGTCCCAATTTAAAAGGCAATAACGATGAGTTGGATTGTGAGAATGATGTGGGTTTTGGAGAtgatcttgataagatgttGTATGATACTTATCAACATAGGGAAAGTAATGAAGAAACAAATGAAGATGGACTGAAGAAAGGCCCGAATGTAGATGCAAGAAAGTTTTATCGTCTTGTTGAGGAGGGAAAACAACCTTTGTATCCCGGGTGCAAGAAATTCTCTCGATTAAGTTTCATAGTTAGGCTTTATCTTTTAAAGTGCATTCATGGAATTACTGAATCTGCATTTGGGGATCTACTGGAGTTGATAAAGGAGGCTTTCCCTGATGTTAATATACCTACATCTTTTAATGATGcaaaaaatatcattaaagaTTTAGGTCTTGATTACCAGAAGATACATGCATGTCCAAATGATTGCATGTTGTACTGGGCTGAAAATGAGAGTGAAGATGCTTGCAAAACTTGTGGTTCTTCAAGGTGGAAGGTGGTGGAAAATAAAGGTGTTGGTGTTGATAATAAATGCCCAGAAAAGATTCACAAAGTCCCAGCAAAAGTGATGCGATATTTCCCCTTAAAACCCAGGTTGCAACGACTATTTATGTGCAAAGAGTTCTCTCAACTTATGATATGGCATGCAGTAGAACGGAAGAATGATGGGAAGCTAAGACATCCAGCTGATGGTGAAGCTTGGAAGAAAATGGATGCGAAGTATCCCCAATTTTCATCAGAAATTCGAAATGTTAGATTAGGTTTAGATTCCGATGGATTCAATCCTTTTCGGACAATGAGTGTAACTCACAGCACATGGCCTATTGTATTGGTGAATTACAACCTTCCCCCTTGGTTAAGCATGAAACCGGAGAATTTGATTCTATCAACATTAATCTCTGGTCCAAATTCTCCTGGGAACAATATTGATGTGTATATGCAGCCTTTAATTGCAGAGTTGAAAGATTTATGGGATGTAGGATTAGAAACTTATGATGCCTTTACTGATCGAACTTTTATGCTACATGCATGTGTCTTATGGACCATCAGTGATTTTCCGGGATATGCAATGTTATCAGGTTGGAACACAAAAGGTAAATTGGCTTGTCCTGTATGTAATTACGAGACATGCTCATTTTATTTGAAACATAGTAGGAAAATGTGTTATATGGATCATAGAAGATTTCTTGATTGCACACATCAGTGGAGGTTAGATAAACGAAGATTTAATGGGAAAACTGAAATGAGAGAGAGTCCTACAATGTTGACTGGAACGGATATTGAAGAATTGTTGGGGAAATATGTGAATGAATTTGGGAAGCAAAGTAGAAAACAAAAGTCTAATTATGATTCACCTTTCAAGAAGAAGTCTATCTTTTTTTATTTACCATATTGGAGTCATAATTTGGCTCGACATAACCTTGATGTCATGCAATAG